A stretch of DNA from Odontesthes bonariensis isolate fOdoBon6 chromosome 5, fOdoBon6.hap1, whole genome shotgun sequence:
TCCACCTGCAGTTCCTTCTGTTTCTACAGCATCCTTGGGCTCCTCTATGCAGGTCTTCTCAAACTGGGTATCAAAGCGGGTTTTGTACGGAGGGATGAAATAGACCAGGGGTCTGAGTTCTCGTTCGTATGGATCATACTGAACAGGTGGGACAGATGCGAGATCCTCGGGAGTGTAGTCCATGTCAAAGGTGGGCAGCTTGAAGCTACCGTTATCCAGGTCGTCCTCATCGCTGGAAATCTGCTCATACCCGTCATCACCTTGCAGGGACAAACAAATTTAAAGAAATGATCAAATTGTTCCGTTTGATAAATACGTGTGTGAAAAATGAGCGAGAATTAGGAGGCCAGCAACAACTGTGTAGTCCCTTTTTCATACAGGTGCATCCACTCACAAACCTACTCTCCCATGGCAGCATTTCTTCAAGCATGCAGGGTTAGTTTATCATGCATGATGTGACTACAGCACGCACTCAGACATGGCTGTGAGGACGCGTCAGGTGGAGCTCCACGCGACAGCATATGAAGGTTAATTAAAAGTCTTCAGAATAGCGCCCAGTGCAGCATCCAGTGATTGCAGATGGGCGGAGCATGCCAGAGCAAACACTCGAGCTGTTGCTCAGTCCCAAATGGACCCTGCTCCTGTGGCTCCCCCCTGCCCACATGACGTCTGACAACTGAGATTCTAAGACGGAGGGATTCAGGGTTGAGGGTCCATTTGGGACTGTAGGCTGTCCTACACTCACATAAGAACACCCCTACCTTCCTCCATCTCCTCTTCCTCGTCCTcaccctcatcttcctcctcctcctcttcttcctcttgtaCGCTCCCCTCAGTCCTTGtgtcttcctcctcctgctcctcttcttcctcctcttcaccCTCTTCCTCGTGTTCAGCGTCTGAGTACGTCTCGTCAGCAGGCAGCGATCTTTCAGGCGACACGGCTTCCAGGTAGTCGTCACGGCCCTCGCTTGGCTCTTCTTTGATTAAGCCCACTGAAAAGCGATGAGTTCATCCAAAACATATGGCAACATATAAATAACTAACATTATAAATGGCAGGTACTCTTATGCAAAGCAGTTTAGAGAGTCATACAATTTTACATGATTTGACCTGTTTGGATATCATAATGCTTTTACTTTACGGTGAAATGTGCTAAAGCGGCAAGGAGGGCAGCCCGCTGCCTTTCATAATACATACACAGTATCTTGTCCTACGGTAATGGAAATGTCATCATTCTTATTTCCATTCAATTCGGCACTAATAAAAACAGTTAGACACAAAACCCCACCTCCAACTTCATCATAACCTTAGTTAAAAGCTGGATTGCTCTATAGATATGGGGTTCCCTTCTGTGTTGAATGTTACTGATGCTCTAGTTGGCACAATCTGTTTTAGTATCTCTTAAGAGCAACAACAGAGCTATTCGTGCTTTGTTTGAACGAGACAGTCTCTCCTCCTTACTTTTCTCGTTAGCTGCAACCACGCAGACTGTTCATATCAAAGACTTTCAAGGTTTCTTTAAAGAGAAATGCAGATTTTATCCTACAAATGAATAAGATTTGCTTATCATTAAATGTTATTCAGCAGCAGTCAGGATTAAAGAGGTCAGGCGaaatcatttatttaaaagGCAGAGTTAATATATGGATAGGTCACTAAGGTATATTTAGGGAAATCACATAATTTAATCTATAGCttgtaatgtaatataaataACAGCAAGTGCAAAAAGTCCACAGCAAAGAGCAGCGACTGGAAAAGAACTTTCAGAACTGTTCTTTAAGACACAGGATTAGAGGACAAgaccttgtttttgttgttgctgagCAGTGACTTATCTGCAGCAGCACTGAACAGACGTACAGCTCTGACCTGTCATCGGGACCTGCTCCTCCTCATCGTCATCTGGGGGTGGAGGTCCAGGTGGAGTACGGGGCCCTCTGGGTGCTGGCCTGGGCGGGCTGCCATTGTACTGGTCATCTTTTTCCCattctttgaaaaaaataaataaaattaattatgACAGCAGTATATTTAGGATACAGCAAGCAAACctaagagagaaagaaaaagcccaTGAATCATTAATTGATTGGTTTGCTCTCACAAAGTGGGTGTGAAGGTGAAAGTGCCCGTTAGTTTCACCTGGTTTGATGATCCTCTTGAGTCCACTTGGTtgttgggggggtgggggtggaggaggaggaggtgaacCTTGGTCATGTCCATGAGGGCGCTCTGCAGTGCCATACACTGCCAGAGTCAAACTGGTGTACCAGCCGCGCAGCACCAGGCCATCGGTGTTCACCTGCGTGCACAATCCCATTAATTAATCATTCACAAATCAGAGAAGGAAATAACATAAATCTTCTTGTTTGTTAAGAAACTGTTACCTTTCCACTGGGTCTGAACACAATGGACTTGTTCTCATCATATTCCAAACTGAGGGTAAAAAACAAGACAGGTCAGATCAAAACCACCATGCAAATTTAAAACCAGTTTAGAAATATTCCTGCGTACGACTGAAGGAAGCAGCATGAGCTGCTGTTACTCTGGATAAACCTCTTTCCAATTAACACATAATTGCTTGAGTGATTAAGGGGGGGGGGAGCTTTTGTCATGGCCTGAGAAGACAGCCTTCTGTTAAACTGGTCACAACTTATTGATATACAAAAGCAGCTCCACGTAGACACGGCAGAGAGAAAAACTAAAGGAAAAACCTCACTGTGGTTTCCAAGAATTCAGCACACTTGATCATTTTTCAGATCCCATGTCACAAAAATGCCAAATTCCATTTAAAAAACGCATCTTgttttgtaaacaaatgaagtgAAAAGTACTGTTGGAGTCACTTGGATCACTGACATTACAACAGCAACTGACCAAACTGCTCTTAGTCTCAGAAATATTTATCCAAAAACAaagtcacatttatttataacaTTTTAAGAATATTTTAACAGCAAATCATTAAACAAGTTAAACAGGTGACCTTCCCAGCCCAGATAATAACTTGGGTGTGTCGCATTCATACTTTGATAAGCCGTACACAAAGGGCAACTACGAAAATAAGTTTACGCTCTGGTGCTACTGTGCACACCTCTGTTATTATGATGGGAAAAAACATTCCATTTCTCCTCTAGTGTACAAGACCTctaagttttgtttttggtgtCACTTTCAGCTACAGTGTGGGTGGGGTTGGGTTTCTGGAGAGACCAGTTAGCCAGCACAGGAACAAAGAGAACCGAGTAAGGGTGGTTGCAAAACAAGCCAATCAAAACAGGACTCGGAGGCTGTTGTGACCGGTTCTACAGGTGGGACAGACATCTGCATCTTAAGCACTTTTGAGAACTGAACAGGGAACACGGAGAAAAAGAAGAGATATCTTCAGAGCAGGGAGAGCAAAAAATAATTCTGACCTGCCCAGTCTGTGGAAGGTGGGGTTGTTGGGTTTGGTGGCATTATTGAAGAACAGCTCCAACTGGAAGGCATGAGGAGACGTCTCCCTGGAAACGCAGAAATGACACAGTCAGGACTTGTCCAGAGGGACTCACTGGTACAAGATACAGGTCAAAATTTGCAATATGGCCTATCTGTGTGGCCACTTTATTTGGCACATATGTACAACCCAATTCTATTTGACATAGTGACCTAAATTCTACCCTTAAAATTGTGAAGAATATTGTGTAAATCAAACTATATACCAATGAGGACTGTGATGGAGGTACAGAATTTAACGAACTTTGAGCCTAAACAAACATTTTTCACAATCACTTTGTCAAGTTTATCAGaaaatgtcttaaaaaaaagtaacagaGTTCTTTACCCCATCGCCTAACTCTACAAATGGATTTTTTTGTATTCTTGAGCACTTAGTCTTATTCAGCTTTTTTACATCCCCCTCAACAAGCACAGATGAACTCAGCACACACTCAACAACACCGCACAGGTGTAGCATTGACTTAAATTTGTTCACACTCACTACATCCTGCATAAGCATGCCCTTCACATACATATCAGGTATCAGTggtgagcaaacatctccacaggCAACATCCATCAGCTGACAACAGCGCTGAGGAAGATAAACAGTCCCTTTATTTTAAGACTTTTCAGCAAACCATTTTCAGTACAGTAACCATGGCATTGAGAATCAAGTCAGTTGTCAGCCATTGACAAATTAATTAGTGGAAATCTAACAAAGAAACTATATCTATACTGTGTCAACACTGCTAACTTCTCAGTATCGGACTGGTGCATCCCCACACTTAGATATACTTACTACCTCTACTAAGGAGGTTATGTTGgtggtttggtttgtttgtctgtttgctgGAAGGATAACTCAATTAGTCATGGACAGATCCGATATCCACAAGAGGTATGCAACCTTGGGCTGCTCTTCTTTGTTAAGTTGATCTAAATTTAGCCTAATGTACATTCAGAGTATTTACAAGTTGTCAAAAGTGCCTGGCtgatgaaaaaaatacaaattaatATTTCTGAATGAAGGAGAATTTTGCTAGATGAACATCCGTCTGAACTAGATTCAACAATAACTGACCAATTTAGCTTTTAATTAAATAAGTTAGCAACAGAGTGTGTGCGTGTTGTGAAGGGTTGGTGAGTGCACAGTAGCTCTTACCCAAATGCTCTGTTGTCAGGTAGGTTGCTGTGTGCTTTGATCCCTGGAGGAATGATCCTCACCTCTGTGATCAGGACCCCGCAAGGAAACCGCACCACATCCACGTTGGTCAACTTAAGCGCATATGATTACAATTTATTACAGTTTCAGCAACTACAGGTAACACCACAGACCTTCACAGTCACTTTGTCTGCCTTCCGCGATAAAATCAGGGCCAACTTCAATCTTTAACAGTTAGCTTTAGCCACCAGGCTAACTAGCAAACAAACTATTCGTGGATGTATAAGAATGCATGATAACACCCGATTATTCACAACAAATTGCATTGAATGAATGCAGCTGAGACAGTTACTTCAGAAATAATAAAGTTGGGTCATAAATTGAAGGCAGTGAATTGCAGCGTTATTACTGACATGGCCAACTGCTAATATTAGCCAAGTTAAGATCGTTAGCTTCAAAGTTGTATAGCATTCTCCAAACCCCCTGAATGTGACCAATATAAGTTTTGGAGGCGTGCAATTCTAAAGAAATAATACATGAGTGTGTTGAGGTATGCTAAATATTACCTCTGCACTCTGATGTTTAAATGTCTCTAGAAAAAGAAGCTCCGTTGAAGTGTCCACCGCCATAGCTTCCTCGCTTATGGTCGTGCAGAAGATAAACTTCCGGGACGGTGAATACTTCCGGGGCAAGCTCACTGCTCCGCatcataaataaaacaaataaataaaacaaaacaacatagatcaaataaaataatacatatTTTTATGAACGGTTTTATAATATTCATTCAAGGTTCTGCAAAGacttatgtatatatttttaagattcacacataagaaaagggtaaaaaaaagggagttgataaattattttttgggcTTACGTCAACATCCAATGACAGCTTTAATTGTTTAATTGTTtaaggaaaataaaacaaaaaaatgagcaacttaatagatataaaacaaagaaagtaCAATTACACTCCAAGCTCCACAGGCTCCGACCTCTATGCATTTAGTTATTATTGCACTTTTGTAAATGCCAAAAATTTGTTTCAGCACCAATTTTTTGTGGGTTACAATGTGTTCCTTTGTGTGTCcattttttgtcttcttttgttgtAATTTCCATCCATtttggaataaataaatgtgatatttaTCCTAAAATCTTCCCGGACAGTTTATTCTATGAAACATAAAATGGGGGCATCTCTAatagaaaaataatcattacgAAGAAATACCATCTATCTGATTGATTGGATTTGGGCCATTAGTGACGGTTAAATCAACGTCAATATCAGCTGACATCTTGGCCTTTTACCCTTCTGACCCCGTACATTGTTATGTACAGAAACAGGCtacattaaaaatgtaaacGATTCTTTATCAATTCCAGGTACCTTTCCTGCCTTCCATAGTCTGCCACGTCCTAAGCTTTGAACCACCTGAAAGAAGGAGGGGGCAGGTAGAAAGTCACGTGGTCACACAGGTAGAATCACTACAAAAACTGGGAGCGTTCAGCCATTACTCCGCGATGGTGACTGCGGGAGGCTTTACGTAAAAATTAACACGCGACAACTATTTGGATTTACGGACTTCACCTTTGCTCTCAGGTGTTACTATAAAGGTATCTCTACCTCCTGCCTCCCGCGCGCGTCTCACCTAGGTGTTGTCCTTTAGTTTCGCGTAGTATTACATTGGCTTTTTTTGAGTGGTTTGTGTTCAAATGACGGCGCAGGTAGACTACCTGGTGGTGCTTTTCACCGCCACATCTGGCGCCAGCGGAGAGTTGCTGGGATCTGACGAGAAGGAGCTCGTGCAGTTGGCCTGGCAGCTGGTGGATGTAAAGAACAAAACGGTACACACCTTTGTATATTACTTGTTATAACTGCTCGCTTCTTATCATTATTCCAAAGCAGGAAATGTAGTGATGAAGAGTGGATGTGTAAAGTGAACTGAAACTATACTGATACACATGGTTGGAGGTTTTGTTAACCTGAAAATAAAATCTTTAGTAAGGCGAGTTTTTGTGGAGGTTTTATCTCTTTGCGCGTTTGTTGAAATACATTAACAACTTATAAACACTTCAGAGTTATTTGACATTTCTTTTCCCCGTTGACataacaaacaaaaggaaaaatagAGTCCTGCTCATTAGAGTGAGAAATATCTTTGTAATAATATGTCAATTACCATCTATTTACAGATACTTGATTATATTAGAATGTCCCCTCAGCTTATGAGATCCTGTGTGGGCTCCTGTTTCAAGACTAACTTGTTTTCTTCTCTGAACCAGTTGGGCAGGGTGAATGAGCTCCTCATTAAACCTGACCTCTCAGACTTGACAGAAGAAAAAGCGGAGGAGGATGCGGTGGAGGAGAGCCAGGAAGAGGAGAATGGGTCTGGAGATTGCGTATCCACAGCAACTAGTattgaaagtgctttaaatTTGGTAATAATCTCTCAACAATAAATGATATGGCTTGTATTACATGGTAATTATTAATATGATTCTGGTAAAAATCCTTGTTTCTCCCGTAAATGTGTgatgttcttgttttttttttgtctgtttcatAGTTTAATCTACAACTGACAAATGAAGTGAACAGCGCGAGCGCAGGCacatctttgtgtttgtgtacagACGGGCAGCTCCATATCCGTCAAGTGATTCACCCCGAGGCGGCCAGCAAGGTGAGCAAGCTGGGTAGGGCGAACGCCTCGCAGCCAGGGCGGATGTTACTGCACTGCTTCAGGAACCCTCGGCTGTTGTGGCAGCACTGTGCTGCCAGCATTTAATACACAATATGGTGAAaccaatccacagaacagaggCACTCATGCGAACCTGTCCAAAGACACACGCCCATACACATACCACACTTGTGAAGCTGATGACATTCTCCCACGCTTTACCCAAAAAAGAGCAAAGAAGAAAGCAGCGCATACTTTAGTGGCTTTGAGCAAACACGAGTGTGATGAGAGCCATAAAACAGCACCTGTTGATGGGCCACTTGTTCACATCCTCTCTTTCAAATCTTCCTCCTTTAGAACATCCTGGTCCCGGACTGTTTCCACTCCTTCTTTGACCTTCGGAAGGAGTTTAAGAACCACTTCCCAGCATCTGACCTCAAAGCTTTGAATGCGCACGTCATGGCAGAGTGTATCCTTCCACACGTCATGTGTTTACATTTGGTGACATATTgactttttttaatgtattggctgttaatttatttgtgtttcATTTCGATTGTTTGGgctattttcttcttttggttTGATCTTGTGCACAAAGCACATTTAAAGCTAACATTAAAAGTTTACAGGTCAGGGTGTTGGCTGCAGGGCAAGAggttttgaaatgcaaataaggAAAGAATGGCAGCACCTTACTAAGCACCGAGTGAAAGAGTGTGTGTTTAGCCAACAGGGCAAACCCCACACACCCActgacacagaaaaaaaattggctCGTCAATGTTTTAACTCACTTATCCAGACATGCTCTTCCTCAGTTTGCTCTTAACGCTGCAGTCTATAGATGAGTATAAGCGTTTTTTTGCCATTgtcttgttttctttccttaaCCTGCTCCTCAGCTCTCAGTATACCCGTTGACACACCCACTATGTGGGATCCCTCAGCGCCTCAGGATCCTTTGGCCGCATTGCCCGCGGAAGTGGCTGTGCAGCAGGTCCGGCTTTTGGCCGGCATTGTTCTTGCGCTGCTCTCTGAGCCACTTTGTGAGTACCACATATGAAGCTACAAGCAAAACCCTGTTTGTGTACTGCAAGAGAGCTGCTTCATTCAGCTTCGAATAGAAGCTAAAAAAGAAATTTTGTCAGAAGCTgagttgaggttttttttttttttattcaaacatgccgaaaatgtgacgtccCATCCTGTCCTATTCGGTGCCCAGGTCGAggcatgtatatatatgtgtgtgggtgtgtgtgtgagtttcaGCATATGGGAATTTGATAATTTGAGGTAACAGGTGTCAAATTAAATGAGTCATAGTGATTTGCTGCTTATATTTATTTCTGGATAAAGAAACTGAGTCCATAAATCCAGGACTTTCATACATTTAAGACTTGATTCAACATATGTGTGTATATCACTCACATGACGATCTCTTTAGTAAAGTGTGCCCTGTGTTAAACAGTTACCCCAATCATATGTCTCAGTTTGTTTAACTTAGATGCAACTGTTTGTGGCTTCAAAAGGCAGATAtctcattttttaaaatggtAACTTTCCCTTTGACAGGCCACACGTTCTCTAACCCGGACAGAGTTAGCGAAAGGTTTGAGAGCGGCACTTGGTAAGTGAAGTGAAGATAAGTGTTGTCTTTTGTTCTTTGCCTTTGAGATCAACTCCAAATGCACTCCCGCTGTGCTAAATCCTGTGTTgggttgtgtgtgtttgcgtgtgtgcaGCAGTAAGATGGAGAAAGTGTGCGACAACACCGTGATCAGAGCCAGAGGGTTGCCATGGCAGTCTTCTGACCAGGACATTGCTAGATTTTTCAGAGGCCTCAACATTGCCAAGTATGCAGTTATATATCTCCCAGACTTGCTCATTTGTACAGGTCTTTGTGTCTATTTTGTCGCCATAATATGACTGGTGATGCTCTGATGGCTGCTGTTGGCCTGATGGTGCTTTAACCCTCCATATGTGGTGTTATATAGAGGAGGAGCCGCGCTGTGTCTTAATGCTCAGGGGAGAAGAAATGGAGAAGCACTTGTTCGTTTTGTCAGTGAAGAACACAGAGACCTGGCGCTGCAGAGGCACAAACACCACATGGGCAACAGATACATTGAGGTAACATGTCTGGACGAAGCTTGTCAGTTATCAATTCGGAAAATCAGCCGTTTCATTCAGCTACACTGTGGTGAGAAGTGCTCCTGAAAAAGCTCCTCGTTTCCCTCTAACTGCAGGTTTACAAAGCAACAGGAGAAGACTTCCTGAAGATTGCTGGaggtattttcatttttatatctttttttttttttggtgttctGAAGGAGAGGGTTGATTTAAATCCTCATAATTTGAATTTGTAAAGAAAAACATCTTGCGGCACATCATGCAGTTTGGCGCGTGTCTGTGTTTTCCGTCAGATGTTTTTCATCCTACTTGTCTCTTTAAGGGAAAATCATAATTTGCAGAATAAGTTGTCAGTTATGACTCAGCATGCCAGTTGTTTATAATTGGTAACATGGCCTTTTAGGAGGGCAGCAAGTTAGCCTACAAGCCACAAGTCATCATTGAGTCATCTGATGTGCATATTTAAGGTTTTACTCAAAAGATGGGGGCCTCTTAAGGTAACAGAGATGACCTCATCATAACATGTTCATATATATCCCCAGAAACATTAGAGCTTCATGATTATATAGCTGATAATCATCAAGGTATTAAAGGCAAGTTTAGCTGCATTATTGTGAGTTATACAAGAGGAACAAGAGACAGCACGCCAAACAGCACAGCCTCACAGAAGGAAAACATAAAGCGCCGTGACTGGTTTTTAAATaggtgtgtctgtgtctttgtgtgcatCAGGTACCTCCAATGAGGCGGCAATGTTCCTGTCGCGTGAGGACCAGATCATAGTGAGGATGCGAGGCCTTCCTTTCACTGCCACACACGAGCAGGTGTTGGCCTTCTTCTCGCCGGGGGAtgggctaaaagagacgtgtccAGTCAGCGGAGGGAAGGATGGCATCCTATTTGTTCGCTACCCAGATGGGCGTCCCACTGGagatgcttttgttttgttcgcCTGTGAGGAGCATGCTCAGTGTGCTCTGAGGAAACACAAGGAAATCCTGGGGAAACGATATATTGAGCTGTTTAAAAGTACAGCAGCAGAGGTGCAACAGGTACGTCAGGGTGCCTCTATGTGGAAAAATGTGACacatttatgtgtttttactttcactttaaaattgatggaaagttttttttcctgacaCTTTCTGACACTTGTGATcaaatcgatttttttttaaattctctaTGTTCGAGTACACTAGAAATATTAACAGTGTGAGTGtgtaattattgtaattattagAGCAAGACTTTATGGGTGAGGAACTGCACGACTGGGTGTGCTGTGGATGCATGTTTCCCTATCGTGCGTTGGTTCATACAGTTAGTCTGTCTACATTTTCTCTTCCTTCTTTGTTTCCTCCACTCCTCTCCCCTTTTTCGTTAGGTGAACTCATGCATAAATTTTCTTATCTCTCAGTATTGATAAGCTTGCAGAGGCCTCTCCTCAGGCTTTTATGTTAGACAAACTATGGGTCTTTTATTGGTCCTCTCCAGAAATGCAAACATGTTGGTGTCCTGTTGGCTACAAGCCAGCTCCTGTCTGACATTACACAACGTGGACTTGGCTTTGTTGTTGTACACAGGACGTGTCATATGAGGTGACATATAAGTGTTGGATATGCGAATTATAACTACTACTAATTAGTTTGTATAACCATGTTTGGACATGTTTTTTTACCTGAACTTGTCTGAGAAATATAGACAAGGCTCTTCAGAACTGACATCCTTCTTAACTGTTTTTACTGTAGGCAGTGTGTAAATTGAAATGACGGATGTGTGTTTTAGGTGTTGAACCGGTTTTCATCGCCCCCCCTGATCTCTGTGGCCCCGGCCCCCCTGGTTTCAGTGCTGCCCACAATgtctctcctgcctcctcctggtGGTGTGAGGGACTGCCTAAGGCTGAGAGGACTGCCATACACAGCGAGCATAGAGGACATTCTCACCTTCCTGGGCGAGTTTACACATGATATCAGACCACATGGTGTGCACATGGTTCTCAACCAGCAGGTACATGCCGTAATCGCACTGACACACCCGTTGACTCATACTTTCTGACAGTAATTTTCAGAAAGATACCTGGTGATATGTGTTTTCAGGGCCGGCCATCCGGTGACTGCTTCATCCAGATGACTTCAGCAGAGCGGGTGCTACAGGCCTCACAGCGGCTTCATAAGCACGTGATGTCCAGCCAGCGTGGGGCAAACAGCCGCTACGTGGAGGTCTTTCCCTGCAGTGCAGAGGAGATGGGCCTGGTGCTGATGGGAGGCTCGctctcacacacgcacacacacacacacactcggagCAGGAGTGGGACAGGGCTCAGCCCTCCGCCATGTAAGTCCAGACGTAAGTGCTGCTGGGAGCTGGGGGTGCTTCAGGACTGCAGGGTAGGTGGGCTCCTGCCGTGGGGGGCAGTGATGCGGGTCTTTCCCCAATCTAGAACT
This window harbors:
- the esrp1 gene encoding epithelial splicing regulatory protein 1 isoform X3; translated protein: MTAQVDYLVVLFTATSGASGELLGSDEKELVQLAWQLVDVKNKTLGRVNELLIKPDLSDLTEEKAEEDAVEESQEEENGSGDCVSTATSIESALNLFNLQLTNEVNSASAGTSLCLCTDGQLHIRQVIHPEAASKNILVPDCFHSFFDLRKEFKNHFPASDLKALNAHVMAESLSIPVDTPTMWDPSAPQDPLAALPAEVAVQQVRLLAGIVLALLSEPLCHTFSNPDRVSERFESGTCSKMEKVCDNTVIRARGLPWQSSDQDIARFFRGLNIAKGGAALCLNAQGRRNGEALVRFVSEEHRDLALQRHKHHMGNRYIEVYKATGEDFLKIAGGTSNEAAMFLSREDQIIVRMRGLPFTATHEQVLAFFSPGDGLKETCPVSGGKDGILFVRYPDGRPTGDAFVLFACEEHAQCALRKHKEILGKRYIELFKSTAAEVQQVLNRFSSPPLISVAPAPLVSVLPTMSLLPPPGGVRDCLRLRGLPYTASIEDILTFLGEFTHDIRPHGVHMVLNQQGRPSGDCFIQMTSAERVLQASQRLHKHVMSSQRGANSRYVEVFPCSAEEMGLVLMGGSLSHTHTHTHTRSRSGTGLSPPPCKSRRLSPPSYSFTPVPPVLPTEAAAVYPPFGQMLLAPRPLPPGHAYYPASAQLYMNYTAYYPSPPGSPTTLGFFPAPSSLSPGGLVRMPGLPFNGSGVKDLINAVQGYQYTPEDALMHAHGPMHAHDPARTLLTQPKEWVCI
- the esrp1 gene encoding epithelial splicing regulatory protein 1 isoform X4, which gives rise to MTAQVDYLVVLFTATSGASGELLGSDEKELVQLAWQLVDVKNKTLGRVNELLIKPDLSDLTEEKAEEDAVEESQEEENGSGDCVSTATSIESALNLFNLQLTNEVNSASAGTSLCLCTDGQLHIRQVIHPEAASKNILVPDCFHSFFDLRKEFKNHFPASDLKALNAHVMAESLSIPVDTPTMWDPSAPQDPLAALPAEVAVQQVRLLAGIVLALLSEPLCHTFSNPDRVSERFESGTCSKMEKVCDNTVIRARGLPWQSSDQDIARFFRGLNIAKGGAALCLNAQGRRNGEALVRFVSEEHRDLALQRHKHHMGNRYIEVYKATGEDFLKIAGGTSNEAAMFLSREDQIIVRMRGLPFTATHEQVLAFFSPGDGLKETCPVSGGKDGILFVRYPDGRPTGDAFVLFACEEHAQCALRKHKEILGKRYIELFKSTAAEVQQVLNRFSSPPLISVAPAPLVSVLPTMSLLPPPGGVRDCLRLRGLPYTASIEDILTFLGEFTHDIRPHGVHMVLNQQGRPSGDCFIQMTSAERVLQASQRLHKHVMSSQRGANSRYVEVFPCSAEEMGLVLMGGSLSHTHTHTHTRSRSGTGLSPPPCLSPPSYSFTPVPPVLPTEAAAVYPPFGQMLLAPRPLPPGHAYYPASAQLYMNYTAYYPSPPGSPTTLGFFPAPSSLSPGGLVRMPGLPFNGSGVKDLINAVQGYQYTPEDALMHAHGPMHAHDPARTLLTQPKEWVCI
- the esrp1 gene encoding epithelial splicing regulatory protein 1 isoform X1, whose amino-acid sequence is MTAQVDYLVVLFTATSGASGELLGSDEKELVQLAWQLVDVKNKTLGRVNELLIKPDLSDLTEEKAEEDAVEESQEEENGSGDCVSTATSIESALNLFNLQLTNEVNSASAGTSLCLCTDGQLHIRQVIHPEAASKNILVPDCFHSFFDLRKEFKNHFPASDLKALNAHVMAESLSIPVDTPTMWDPSAPQDPLAALPAEVAVQQVRLLAGIVLALLSEPLCHTFSNPDRVSERFESGTCSKMEKVCDNTVIRARGLPWQSSDQDIARFFRGLNIAKGGAALCLNAQGRRNGEALVRFVSEEHRDLALQRHKHHMGNRYIEVYKATGEDFLKIAGGTSNEAAMFLSREDQIIVRMRGLPFTATHEQVLAFFSPGDGLKETCPVSGGKDGILFVRYPDGRPTGDAFVLFACEEHAQCALRKHKEILGKRYIELFKSTAAEVQQVLNRFSSPPLISVAPAPLVSVLPTMSLLPPPGGVRDCLRLRGLPYTASIEDILTFLGEFTHDIRPHGVHMVLNQQGRPSGDCFIQMTSAERVLQASQRLHKHVMSSQRGANSRYVEVFPCSAEEMGLVLMGGSLSHTHTHTHTRSRSGTGLSPPPCKSRRLSPPSYSFTPVPPVLPTEAAAVYPPFGQMLLAPRPLPPGHAYYPASAQLYMNYTAYYPSPPGSPTTLGFFPAPSSLSPGGLVRMPGLPFNGSGVKDLINAVQGYQYTPEDALMHAHGPMHAHDPARTLLTQPKEWGPPESVSLLSSSLLGQSSGGDAPLMSFPASLMTKPGSQYLDLTLL
- the esrp1 gene encoding epithelial splicing regulatory protein 1 isoform X2, which encodes MTAQVDYLVVLFTATSGASGELLGSDEKELVQLAWQLVDVKNKTLGRVNELLIKPDLSDLTEEKAEEDAVEESQEEENGSGDCVSTATSIESALNLFNLQLTNEVNSASAGTSLCLCTDGQLHIRQVIHPEAASKNILVPDCFHSFFDLRKEFKNHFPASDLKALNAHVMAESLSIPVDTPTMWDPSAPQDPLAALPAEVAVQQVRLLAGIVLALLSEPLCHTFSNPDRVSERFESGTCSKMEKVCDNTVIRARGLPWQSSDQDIARFFRGLNIAKGGAALCLNAQGRRNGEALVRFVSEEHRDLALQRHKHHMGNRYIEVYKATGEDFLKIAGGTSNEAAMFLSREDQIIVRMRGLPFTATHEQVLAFFSPGDGLKETCPVSGGKDGILFVRYPDGRPTGDAFVLFACEEHAQCALRKHKEILGKRYIELFKSTAAEVQQVLNRFSSPPLISVAPAPLVSVLPTMSLLPPPGGVRDCLRLRGLPYTASIEDILTFLGEFTHDIRPHGVHMVLNQQGRPSGDCFIQMTSAERVLQASQRLHKHVMSSQRGANSRYVEVFPCSAEEMGLVLMGGSLSHTHTHTHTRSRSGTGLSPPPCLSPPSYSFTPVPPVLPTEAAAVYPPFGQMLLAPRPLPPGHAYYPASAQLYMNYTAYYPSPPGSPTTLGFFPAPSSLSPGGLVRMPGLPFNGSGVKDLINAVQGYQYTPEDALMHAHGPMHAHDPARTLLTQPKEWGPPESVSLLSSSLLGQSSGGDAPLMSFPASLMTKPGSQYLDLTLL